A segment of the Neisseria chenwenguii genome:
AAAGTCGGCCTCAAACAGCGGATGTTACACCGCCCGGGCGAACTTTCCGGCGGCGAACGCCAACGCGCCGCCATCGCCCGTGCCCTCGTTACCCGACCCGCGTGTCTGCTGGCCGACGAGCCGACCGGTAACCTCGACCGTAAAAACGCCCAAAATGTTTTGGACATGATGCTGGATTTAAAAAACGAACTCGGCACAAGTCTGGTCGTCGTTACCCACGACGACGAACTTGCCGCCCGTTTCGAGCGGGTGATGACGGTGGCGGACGGCAGTTTGCAGATGAAGTAGGGCGGGATGCCTGATAGCAGGTATTTCGCCGGATTCTTTCAAAACCGTTTTTTCAAGTTCTACTCAATCCTCACCCGTTTCAAACGCAAAGCGTTGCCCAACACCGAAATCGAGCTGGCGGCCATGGCGGCACCGGCGATGACGGGGCTGAGGTAGCCGAGGGCGGCGAGCGGGATACCTAAGATGTTGTAGAAAAATGCGAAAAACAGGTTTTGACGGATGTTTTTCAGCGTCGCGCGGGAAACCAAAAGCGCGTCAACCAGTTGGTTGGCGGAATGCTGCATCAGCGTGGCGGAGGCGGTGTGTTCGGCAATGTCGGCACCGCCTTTCATGGCGAAGCTGACGTTGGCGGCGGCGAGCGCGGGGGCGTCGTTGATGCCGTCGCCGACCATGGCGACGGTTTTGCCGGCGTCGCGCAGTTTTTGGATTTCGGCGGCTTTGTCGCGCGGGCTCATGTTGCCCAGCGCGTGTTCGATACCGAGTTGGCGGGCGGTGTAGGCGACGGTGTTTTCGTTGTCGCCGCTCATGATGTAAACGTTGATGCCGTGCGCTTTCAGACGGCCTATGGCTTGTTTGGAATCGGTTTTGAGCGCGTCGGCGAGGGCGAATGCGCCGGCGGGTGCGCCGTTGACGGAAACGGCGACGACGGTGGCAATGTCCCAAACGCCGACCAAATCCTGCGGCAGCGTTAATCCGATAAAGTCGGGTTTGCCGATTTTGACGGCGCCGATACCGTCAATTTCGGCGGAAATGCCGGCGCCGACGGCAGTCTGCGCATTGGTTGTTTCGGGCAGCGTCAGGCCGCGCGCTAAGGCCGTCTGAACGATGGCGCGGGCGATGGGGTGGGCGGCGTTTTGTTCGACTGCGGCGGCGATGCGGTACAAATCGTCTTCGCCATACGCGCTTTCAGACGGCCTGTACACGGCGGCAACCTGCGGGCGGCCTTCGGTGAGCGTGCCCGTTTTGTCGAGCACGACGGTATCGACGTGCGCCGCTTCTTCCATCGAGGCCGCGTCTTTAAACCACACGCCGTATTTGACCGCGCGCCCCATGCCGACCATCACGGCGGCGGGCGTGGCCAGTCCGAGCGCACACGGACAGGCGATAACAAGCACGGCAACGGCGTGCACCAGCGCGGTCGTCCAATCGCCTTTCAGCAGCCAAGTCAGTGCAAACGTCACCAGCGCAATCCCGACCACAACGGGCACAAATACCGCTGCCGCCTTATCCGCCACCCGCGCAATCGGCGCTTTGCTGCCCTGCGCCTCGGAAAGCGCGTTCATCATGTCGCCCAGCAGCGTTTTGCTGCCCAGCCCCGTGGCGCGGAAAACGATGCTGCCGTCGGTCATCAGCGCGCCCGCTAAAACCTTGCTGCCCGCTTCTTTGATTTCGGGATTCGATTCGCCCGTGAGATGGCTTTCGTCCGCCCAACCGCTGCCGTGCTCGACAATGCCGTCTGCCGCGATGCGCTCGCCGTGGCTGGTGCGGATCAAATCGCCGATCTGAACCTGATTGAGCGGCAGGCTCTGCCATGCGCCGCTGCGTTCGACGTTCACATTTGACGGCGTGAGTTTCATCATCAGCGTCAGGCTGTTGAGGCTGGATTTTTTCGCGCGGTGTTCCAAAAATTTGCCCAGCGACACGAATCCCGCCACCATCACGCCCGCTTCAAAATAAACGTGTGCCATACCGTCATGCCCCATGCTGCGGTGGGCAAACAGCATAAACGCCGAATAAAGGTAAATCGACAGCGTGCCGACCGTAACCAAAACGTCCATATTCGCCAGCCCGCCGCGTATGCTCGCCCACGCGCTTTTATAAAACGGCACCGCCAGCCAAAGCTGCACCACGCTCGCCAGCGCAAACTGCCACAGCGGCGGCAGCATCCAGTCGTGCCGCCCCAGTATCATCCCGACCATGCCGACGATAAACGGCACGTTAATCGCAAACAGCAGCCACAAGCGCCAGCCGACGTGGGGCGTATCGTTTTCAGACGGCATCTCATCCGTTTTCAAACGTGCGCCGTAGCCCGCCTTTTCAATGATCTTGATGATGTCGCCGGCGGAAGTTTTCCCGTCTTCAAACGACACCTGCGCCTCTTCGCTGGCAAAGTTCACCCCCGCCTCAGCGATAAAGTCTTTTTTGTTCAATACCTTCTCAATGCGCGACGCACAGGCTTGGCAGGTCATGCCTTCGATTTGGAAGCGGAGTTTCTGCATGATGGGCTTTCTGGGAGTTTTGGGGCGGGAAGCCGGTTGTTGATGGAACAGGGTTTGTGATAATTTTCAGACGGCCAAACCTATGCAAAACGTACCGTATTTATAATACGAACCTGCTTCCCCGTTTTTTCAGACGGCATCAGACGCGGCGACGGTTACACCGCTTGAGGCGGCTAACCGTACCTACCGATTTTCAGACGGCCCAAGCCATATTTGGGCAGCTTCATACAAAAACAAGCGCAGATAAAATTTCAGACGGCCTCAAAACCGCTTGATGCCGTCTGAAAACCGGTTACAGCGAAGCATCATACCCGCCGTCTTCCACTGCCTCAACCAGCGCGGCGGGATTGGTTTGGGCGGGGTCGAATTCGACGACCGCGTTGTTTTTTTCCAAGCTGACTTCGGCTTTGGTCACGCCGCCGACGCCTTCCAAAATGCGGGTAACGCTTTTCACGCAGCCGCCGCAGGTCATGCCGCCGATGTTGAGGGTTAGGGTTTCCATGATGTTCCTTTCCGTTTCAAATGGGGTTGCGGGATTAACTATACGCTTCGGGGAGGGGAAACTTCAAGTTTGGCGGAAATGTTTTCAGACGGCCCGAACGGCTGCCGTTGTGGCAAATCAGGCCGTCTGAAAACCTGTAATGCCTTGTAACCACGACGCTTTCCCGCAAACAGCGTACAATACCGCCTCTTTAACTGTTTTGTTGGACAAAGGGAACAACATGGCTGCGGCGGCAGAGAAAAAACAATGGCTGAGCGTATTGGCGCTGGCGGTCGGGGCGTTTATTTTCAACACCACCGAGTTTATCCCGATTGCGTTGTTGAGCGACATCGGCGCGACATTTGCGATGCCGCCGACGCAGACGGGTATTATGATTACCGTGTATGCGTGGATTGTGGCGCTGCTGTCGCTGCCGCTGATGCTGCTGACGTGCCATTTCGAGCGGCGCAAACTGCTTTTGCTGCTGTTTGCGCTGTTTACCGCAGGCCATGTTTTGTCGTTTATTGCGTGGAATTTCA
Coding sequences within it:
- a CDS encoding heavy metal translocating P-type ATPase, which gives rise to MMQKLRFQIEGMTCQACASRIEKVLNKKDFIAEAGVNFASEEAQVSFEDGKTSAGDIIKIIEKAGYGARLKTDEMPSENDTPHVGWRLWLLFAINVPFIVGMVGMILGRHDWMLPPLWQFALASVVQLWLAVPFYKSAWASIRGGLANMDVLVTVGTLSIYLYSAFMLFAHRSMGHDGMAHVYFEAGVMVAGFVSLGKFLEHRAKKSSLNSLTLMMKLTPSNVNVERSGAWQSLPLNQVQIGDLIRTSHGERIAADGIVEHGSGWADESHLTGESNPEIKEAGSKVLAGALMTDGSIVFRATGLGSKTLLGDMMNALSEAQGSKAPIARVADKAAAVFVPVVVGIALVTFALTWLLKGDWTTALVHAVAVLVIACPCALGLATPAAVMVGMGRAVKYGVWFKDAASMEEAAHVDTVVLDKTGTLTEGRPQVAAVYRPSESAYGEDDLYRIAAAVEQNAAHPIARAIVQTALARGLTLPETTNAQTAVGAGISAEIDGIGAVKIGKPDFIGLTLPQDLVGVWDIATVVAVSVNGAPAGAFALADALKTDSKQAIGRLKAHGINVYIMSGDNENTVAYTARQLGIEHALGNMSPRDKAAEIQKLRDAGKTVAMVGDGINDAPALAAANVSFAMKGGADIAEHTASATLMQHSANQLVDALLVSRATLKNIRQNLFFAFFYNILGIPLAALGYLSPVIAGAAMAASSISVLGNALRLKRVRIE
- a CDS encoding heavy-metal-associated domain-containing protein — encoded protein: METLTLNIGGMTCGGCVKSVTRILEGVGGVTKAEVSLEKNNAVVEFDPAQTNPAALVEAVEDGGYDASL